The nucleotide window TAAGGCTCAGCTTAGAGAATCTGGTGATCAAGACTCGTTAAAAAAATGGGAAGAAAACTTTTTCACCTTGAAAAAGAAAGCAGAAAGCAACTTGGATGAGGAACAGATATATGCAGAAGCGGGAAAATTATTTGACGAACTTACAGATTATGCGAATGACCCTGAAATTGGCCGCCAGCAAGCGCAGAGACTACAGCCGGTGCCAATAGGAGGTCACAAATTGCCGCCACTGCCTTATGCCTATAATGCGCTCGAGCCTGTGATCGATAGAGAGATCATGAGACTTCATCACTTAAAGCATCACCAAAGCTATGTTGATGGCTTAAACAAAGCTGAAAAAGAAATGCAGAAAGCCAGGCAAACCGGTGACTTCTCTTTGATCAAACACTGGGAAAGGGAAGCAGCTTTCCACGGATCAGGACATTACCTCCATACGATTTTTTGGAACATTATGGTCCCGAATGGCGGGGGAGCTCCAAAAGGACAGCTTAGCAAAGCAATCAATGATACATTCGGCAGCTTTGAAGGCTTTAAAAAACATTTTACAGAAGCCGCTAAAAATGTCGAAGCTGTAGGGTGGGCCATCCTTGTCTGGTCTCCGCGTTCCCACCGTCTCGAAATTCTCCAGGCTGAAAAGCATCAAAACCTGACACAGTGGGATGTTGTTCCACTTCTCGTTCTGGATGTTTGGGAACACGCCTACTATCTGCAATATAAAAATGAACGAGCTAAATATGTTGAAAACTGGTGGAATGTCGTCAACTGGAAGGAAGTCGAGCAGCGGTTCAATAAAGCCAGGACATTAGCTTGGCAGGCATTTTAGAAGAGTGACGGATCGTCACTCTTTTTTTGTATAAATGCTTCTCTTTGGCAAAGACTAAACATATGTTCGGGAGGTGGTATTTTGGATAATAAAGATTTCAACCAGATCTACAAGGAATACAAGGAGCAAAGCAGTGCACAGGCTGAAATTGAAGCAAACACAGACCAGCCCGGGAAAGAGCAAATTGTGGCTGTCCGGAAAAATGACGACGGGGATCTGATCGCATTTAAGACAGATAATGGCAGGGAGTTGGATTATGTCACTGCCCTTAATGAAGCAAAGGCTGGCAGACTGGCCCATGTGGATGTATTCCATAAATACGGACGGGATATTCTCAGAAGTGAGCCTGATGGAATCAAAGAAAACAATCTTGATCAGCTGCCCGATTTTTAGCAGGGAATCTTCCCTGCTATTTTTGTTTTCATTAATAAAAAACTTGATTTTTCAGAAATTTCAATCTAAAATTAACACTAACATACCAACCGGTAGGTATGTGAAAAAGGATTGTAACATACAATTTTAATAGAGATGCAGATTTATAAGAAAAAGTTAGGGGAGTGACTTGAATGCATTTACGCCTTACAGAAGAACAAAAAATGGTCCAGAAGACCATCCGCAGGTTCGTTGAAAAAGAACTGGTGCCTTTGGAAAATGAGGTTCTCAGGAATGAAAGAGAAGGACGGCCAAGCCTTCCGCCAGGTAAATTACAGGAGCTGCAATTAAAGGCAAAGGAAGCAGGCTTCTGGGGAATCAATACACCTGAACAATATGGCGGTGCCGATCTTGGTCAAATGATGATGGCCATCGTATTGATGGAAATTTCAAAGACCTTCGTTCCTTTCCAATTCGGTGGGTCAGCAGATAATATTCTTTACTACGGAAACGAGGAACAAAAGCAGAAATATTTGATCCCAACCATCAACGGCGAGAAAAAGTCCTGCTTCGCAATGACAGAGCCAGGCGCGGGATCGGATACAAGAAATATTAAAATGACCGCAGTCAAAGACGGCAATGAGTGGGTTTTGAATGGGGAAAAGACGTTTATAACGGGCGGAAATGAAGCGGACTTTGTCATGGTCATTGCCATTACCGATAAGGAGAAGCATCGTGCAACCGGCCGTGATGGAGTGACCTGCTTTATCGTCGACCGGGATATGGGCTGGAAGTCGGAATATATACATACGATGGGTGAGTGGGGTCCAGCCGGTCTTGTGTTTGATAATGTCCGCGTGCCAGAAGAAAACATTCTTGGTGAAGTTGATGGCGGTTACAAATTGGGACTTGAATGGATTGGCTTTGCAAGGTGGGTTGTTGGTGCAAGGGCAATCGGATCTGCAGAACGTCTTCTGCAAATGGCGATTGACTATTCAAAAGAACGCATCACCTTTGGCAAACCGATTGCTGAAAGACAAGCCATCCAGTGGATGATTGCTGATTCGGCGGTTGAAATCGAAGCAGCAAGGTGGCTGGTATTGAACGCCGCCTATACGCTGGATGCAGGTGAAGATAACAGGCATATGGCCTCGATGGCTAAATTGTATGGCTCGAATATGGGGAACAGGGTAGTGGACCGCGTCATGCAAATACATGGCGGTATGGGATACACAAGGGAATTGCCAATCGAGCGCTGGTATCGTGAAGCCAGGCTTTGGAGAATTTACGATGGAACAGATGAAATCCAGCGCATGATCATCGCCAGGGACCTGTTAAAAGGACATGTAAAAATTGGGCAGTTTGTTTAATAAGTGAATTTGTAAGCGTTAACAGTTGACTCGATAGGGAGGAATTATTATGGGAAGATTTGATGGCCGAGTGGCTTTTGTAACAGGAGGAAGCCGGGGAATCGGAAAAGGAATCGTCCAGCTTTTCGCGCAAGAAGGAGCTAAAGTTGCTTTTATTGATTTGAATGAGGAAGCTCTTGCAGATACAACGAATGAACTTAATGAAAAGGGATATGAAGTCTACTCAAAGGTAGCGAATGTTACTGACGCAGAGCAAGTTGAACAAGCATTCAAAGAGGTGAAGGACACTTTTGGTTCTGTTGATATCCTGGTAAACAATGCGGGTGTTATTCGTGACAACCTTCTTTTCAAAATGACTGATTCTGACTGGCAAACTGTCATGGATGTCCATTTGAAGGGATCCTTCAATGCAGCCAGGGCTGCACAGAAGTACATGGTCGAACAGAAATATGGCCGAATCATCAATATATCTTCCACTTCCGCACTTGGAAACCGAGGACAGGCAAACTATGCAGCAGCCAAGGCAGGTCTTCAGGGGTTCACCAAAACCCTGGCCATTGAGCTGGGGCGTTACGGTATAACTGCGAACTCGGTCGCACCAGGGTTCATCGAAACAGAAATGACAAAAGAAACTGCGGCCCGAATTGGCATCTCTTTTGAAGATTTGATTAAACACAGTGTGGCAGGCATTCCGGTTGGCAGAAGCGGAAAACCAGCGGATATTGCCAATGCTGTCGCATTCTTTGCAGATGAAAAATCATCCTTTGTAAATGGGCAGGTCATCTATGTAGCAGGCGGGCCTAAAAATTAACGCGAGGTGAAGGATCAATGTTCAAAGAGCATATTGGCAAGCAATCGAATAAAGTGAAAAACATGGTCGAGCGCGGCGCTGTCAAAAAGTTCGCTGAAGCCATCGGGGACTTGCATCCCATTTTCGTGGACGAAGAAACCGGCAAGAACTCCAGATACAGCAGAAACATCGCGCCGCCGACATTCCCGAGGGTTTTTGACTATGGCGCAATCGACGGACTGAACCTTCCCAATAAAGGACTGATCCATGGTGAACAAACATACCATTACGAGCGTCCATTATTGGTAGGTGAAGAAATCACATGCTACTCCGTAGTGAAAAATTACTTTGAAAAGAAAGGCACTCAAGGAGAGATGGGGTTCCTTGTCCTGGAGAGCTTTGGCGAGGACGAAATGGGTCAGGTGGTTTTCACCTCTACACAAACAGTAATTATTACTGAAGCAGTAAGGAAGGTGCTGATTGGATGAGTAGATTGGCAGAATTGAAGATTGGTGATTCATTAAAGGAAATCCAGCTTGATCCGGTGGATCGTATCACTTTGATTAAATATGCTGGTGCATCAGGTGATTATAATCCGATTCATACAATCGACGAAGAAGCAAAGAAGGCAGGACTGCCGGGAATTATCGCACACGGCATGTGGACGATGGGCAACCTGGCCAAACTGTTTACTGATTTTCACGAGGAAGGTTTCATACAGCACTATACGATCCGCTTCAGAGGAATGGTGTTCCTCAATGACGTTGTCACTCTCCAGGCAGAACTGGCAGAGGAAAATGAAAACAATCTCCGATTCCTCGTCCGTGCAATCAACCAAAATGGCAATGAGGTCATTAAGGGAGATGTTTCGTACCATCTGTATGCGTCTTAATACAAATTAAACCCGGCATAGCATTGCTGGGTTTATTGCTATAGGTGGTGCAGCATTTAGGAATATAAAACGATTTTAAGGAAAATAAGTTCATTTTTAAGAAAAAAAAAGAAAAAGTCAGGAATAAAAGATCAAGTTTAAGGAATAAAATCAAAAATTCCGGAATATCTGCTGCCAATTGATTCAGCAAGATGTACTTTCGATTAAAAACTTTTGTTTTTTCCAGAAACGAGGTGACAAACACAGGTGAATTTTGACTTTAATGAGGATTTATTAGCATTAAAACGCAATGTCCGCGATTTCATCCAGGGTGAAGTCGAGCCTGTTGCGATGCAAATTGAAGAGCAAGACAAAATCCCAGAGCGGATCATCCAGCTTTCCAAGGAAATGGGACTTTTTGGACTCAGCATCCCAGAAGAATACCAAGGACTCGGTATCGGCATGGTTGAAAAATGTGCACTTTATGAGGAAATTGGCCAGACACACAACGGGTACACCACCTTAATAGGCGCGCATACCGGCATAGGCACGGTTGGCATCGTCGAAATCGGCAACGAACAGCAAAAACGCAAATACTTGCCGGCGATGGCAAGGGGTGAAAAGATTGGCGCTTTCGCCCTCACTGAGCCTGATGCTGGTTCCAATGCGGCGAACCTTAAGACGACTGCGGTCAGAAAAGGTGATAAATACGTTCTGAACGGTTTGAAGCATTATATTACAAATGCTGTAGAGGCAAGTGTTTTTACAGTGATGGCGGTAACAGACCCTGAAAAAGGGGCGAAAGGCATCACTTCCTTCATTGTTGAGAAGGACTTCCCGGGGTTCAAGCTTGGCAAAGTCGAAAAAAAGATGGGACTCAAAGGTTCTCATTCAGCTGAATTGGTTTTCGAGGATTGCGAGGTCCCTGTTGAAAATATGCTTGGAGAAGAAGGACAGGGTTATGTGAATGCCTTGAAAATACTTGCAAACGGAAGGGCGGGCCTTGCATCGCGCAATCTCGGGTCCTGCCAGAAGCTTCTCGACATGTCGGTTGCCTATGCAAAGGAAAGGATCCAGTTCGGCAAACCGATCATCAAGCAACAGGCAGTAAGCCATATGCTGGCGGAAATGGCGGTTGAAATCGAAGCGCTTCGATCACTTACATACCGAGTCGCCTGGATGGTGGATTCGGGCAAGAAGGTCATCAAGGAAGCGGCCATGCTGAAGCTATATGGTTCGGAAGTGTATAACCGGGTGGCTGATAAAGCTGTTCAAATCCACGGAGGGCTAGGCTATATTTCGGACTATCCTGTCGAAAGGTTTTTCCGCGATGCCAGGATTACAAGGATTTATGAGGGAACATCCGAAATCCAGAAAAACATCATAGCAGCACAGCTTGAAAAAGAATATTAAACAAGGAACATACCTACTAGTTAGTATGCAAGAGACAAAAAGAAAGAGGTGGACTAAATGAATTTTGATTATACAGAAAAGGTCAAGGGATACCAGGCCAGGCTGACGGAGTTCATGGATGAATACATCTACCCGAATGAACAGGTGTATAAAGAACAAATTGACAAGAATGACCCTTTTTCAAGAGTTCCTCCGATCATGGAAGAACTGAAGGCAAAGGCAAAAGAAAAAGGTCTTTGGAATCTGTTTTTGCCAGAGAGCGAATATGGTGAAGGACTGACAAATCTCGAATACGCTCCCCTCTGCGAAATCATGGGAAGGTCCAGCATCGCGCCA belongs to Mesobacillus sp. AQ2 and includes:
- a CDS encoding superoxide dismutase — translated: MNGYWFRYSLQEWCREMEEKWDSVKAQLRESGDQDSLKKWEENFFTLKKKAESNLDEEQIYAEAGKLFDELTDYANDPEIGRQQAQRLQPVPIGGHKLPPLPYAYNALEPVIDREIMRLHHLKHHQSYVDGLNKAEKEMQKARQTGDFSLIKHWEREAAFHGSGHYLHTIFWNIMVPNGGGAPKGQLSKAINDTFGSFEGFKKHFTEAAKNVEAVGWAILVWSPRSHRLEILQAEKHQNLTQWDVVPLLVLDVWEHAYYLQYKNERAKYVENWWNVVNWKEVEQRFNKARTLAWQAF
- a CDS encoding DUF3892 domain-containing protein; protein product: MDNKDFNQIYKEYKEQSSAQAEIEANTDQPGKEQIVAVRKNDDGDLIAFKTDNGRELDYVTALNEAKAGRLAHVDVFHKYGRDILRSEPDGIKENNLDQLPDF
- a CDS encoding acyl-CoA dehydrogenase family protein, yielding MHLRLTEEQKMVQKTIRRFVEKELVPLENEVLRNEREGRPSLPPGKLQELQLKAKEAGFWGINTPEQYGGADLGQMMMAIVLMEISKTFVPFQFGGSADNILYYGNEEQKQKYLIPTINGEKKSCFAMTEPGAGSDTRNIKMTAVKDGNEWVLNGEKTFITGGNEADFVMVIAITDKEKHRATGRDGVTCFIVDRDMGWKSEYIHTMGEWGPAGLVFDNVRVPEENILGEVDGGYKLGLEWIGFARWVVGARAIGSAERLLQMAIDYSKERITFGKPIAERQAIQWMIADSAVEIEAARWLVLNAAYTLDAGEDNRHMASMAKLYGSNMGNRVVDRVMQIHGGMGYTRELPIERWYREARLWRIYDGTDEIQRMIIARDLLKGHVKIGQFV
- a CDS encoding beta-ketoacyl-ACP reductase — translated: MMGRFDGRVAFVTGGSRGIGKGIVQLFAQEGAKVAFIDLNEEALADTTNELNEKGYEVYSKVANVTDAEQVEQAFKEVKDTFGSVDILVNNAGVIRDNLLFKMTDSDWQTVMDVHLKGSFNAARAAQKYMVEQKYGRIINISSTSALGNRGQANYAAAKAGLQGFTKTLAIELGRYGITANSVAPGFIETEMTKETAARIGISFEDLIKHSVAGIPVGRSGKPADIANAVAFFADEKSSFVNGQVIYVAGGPKN
- a CDS encoding MaoC family dehydratase N-terminal domain-containing protein, yielding MFKEHIGKQSNKVKNMVERGAVKKFAEAIGDLHPIFVDEETGKNSRYSRNIAPPTFPRVFDYGAIDGLNLPNKGLIHGEQTYHYERPLLVGEEITCYSVVKNYFEKKGTQGEMGFLVLESFGEDEMGQVVFTSTQTVIITEAVRKVLIG
- a CDS encoding MaoC/PaaZ C-terminal domain-containing protein — its product is MSRLAELKIGDSLKEIQLDPVDRITLIKYAGASGDYNPIHTIDEEAKKAGLPGIIAHGMWTMGNLAKLFTDFHEEGFIQHYTIRFRGMVFLNDVVTLQAELAEENENNLRFLVRAINQNGNEVIKGDVSYHLYAS
- a CDS encoding acyl-CoA dehydrogenase family protein → MNFDFNEDLLALKRNVRDFIQGEVEPVAMQIEEQDKIPERIIQLSKEMGLFGLSIPEEYQGLGIGMVEKCALYEEIGQTHNGYTTLIGAHTGIGTVGIVEIGNEQQKRKYLPAMARGEKIGAFALTEPDAGSNAANLKTTAVRKGDKYVLNGLKHYITNAVEASVFTVMAVTDPEKGAKGITSFIVEKDFPGFKLGKVEKKMGLKGSHSAELVFEDCEVPVENMLGEEGQGYVNALKILANGRAGLASRNLGSCQKLLDMSVAYAKERIQFGKPIIKQQAVSHMLAEMAVEIEALRSLTYRVAWMVDSGKKVIKEAAMLKLYGSEVYNRVADKAVQIHGGLGYISDYPVERFFRDARITRIYEGTSEIQKNIIAAQLEKEY